Proteins encoded by one window of Mercenaria mercenaria strain notata chromosome 4, MADL_Memer_1, whole genome shotgun sequence:
- the LOC128556686 gene encoding uncharacterized protein LOC128556686, whose product MEINFLEKRMGSKTSECHRIWQKLVPLLLLGCFCFVVDGQIGITSCTVDTAANCPNYLPNSYCNVGTLLCECPAGYVANAANIGCEYECGALAAPGNGAVDTSAGTAAGDIATFSCDSAYKLSGSAISTCVDSTGWDNTATRCVPVCILVTSRDSSRGIVISWDWKMI is encoded by the exons ATGGAAATTAATTTTTTGGAAAAGAGAATGGGATCTAAGACATCAGAATGTCACCGAATATGGCAAAAACTTGTTCCTTTATTACTTCTTGGATGCTTTTGCTTTGTGGTTGACGGACAGATTGGAATTACAA GCTGTACTGTTGACACAGCTGCCAACTGCCCGAATTACTTACCAAACTCGTATTGTAATGTGGGAACCCTGTTATGTGAATGTCCAGCGGGCTATGTAGCAAATGCTGCTAATATAGGATGCGAATACG AATGTGGAGCTTTGGCAGCACCGGGCAATGGAGCAGTAGATACAAGTGCAGGTACCGCTGCTGGTGACATTGCAACATTCAGCTGTGACAGTGCGTATAAACTTTCAGGGTCAGCCATTTCAACATGTGTAGATAGCACTGGATGGGATAATACAGCAACCAGATGTGTACCAG TGTGCATACTAGTAACGTCTAGGGATTCCTCGCGGGGAATTGTCATATCATGGGACTGGAAAATGATCTAA